The following proteins come from a genomic window of Phyllostomus discolor isolate MPI-MPIP mPhyDis1 unplaced genomic scaffold, mPhyDis1.pri.v3 mPhyDis1_scaffold_24, whole genome shotgun sequence:
- the LOC114489707 gene encoding olfactory receptor 1J4-like isoform X2 — translation MRPKNQSSVSEFLLLGLPIRPGEQGLFFTLFLGMYLTTVLGNLLIILLIRLDSRLHTPMYFFLSHLAFSDISLSSVTVPKMLMNMQTQQQSISYVECVSQLYFFIFFATLDNFLLAVMAYDRYMAICHPLHYTTIMREGPCVLLVGASWIIACDHALLHTLLLVRLSFCANNMVTHFFCDLTVLLKLSCSDISLNELVIFTEGGMLYFLLLAIILGSYICIGTIILKAPSTKRLLKAFSTCGSHLFVVSSYYGTSAGVYFLSSSWDSKDVIASVMYTVVTPMLNPFIYSLRNRDIKQALEMFVNRVNLFKWKSLNPLIAVRSTVRHMS, via the coding sequence ATGAGACCCAAGAACCAGAGCAGCGTGTCTGagttcctcctcctggggctccccATCAGGCCAGGGGAGCAGGGCCTGTTCTTCACCCTGTTCCTGGGCATGTACCTGACCACAGTGCTGGgcaacctgctcatcatcctgctCATCAGGCTGGACTCCCGCCTGCAcacacccatgtacttcttcctcagccaCTTGGCCTTCTCTGATATTTCTCTGTCATCTGTCACTGTCCCTAAAATGCTCATGAACATGCAGACTCAGCAACAATCCATCTCGTATGTGGAATGCGTTTCTCAGttgtatttcttcatattttttgctACTCTGGACAATTTCCTTCTGGCAGTCATGGCATATGACAGGTACATGGCCATCTGTCATCCTCTACACTACACCACCATCATGAGGGAGGGGCcttgtgtgctgttggtgggTGCCTCTTGGATTATTGCCTGTGACCATGCACTGTTGCACACCCTCCTGTTAGTCCGATTGTCCTTCTGTGCCAACAATATGGTCACccacttcttctgtgacctcACTGTGCTCCTGAAACTCAGTTGCTCAGACATCTCCCTCAATGAGCTGGTCATCTTCACTGAGGGAGGAAtgctttattttctacttttggcTATAATTTTGGGCTCATATATCTGTATAGGGACCATCATCCTGAAGGCTCCCTCCACTAAGAGACTCTTGaaagccttctctacctgtgGCTCCCATCTCTTTGTGGTGTCTTCATACTATGGGACATCTGCAGGTGTTTACTTTTTGTCCTCTTCATGGGATTCCAAAGATGTAATTGCTTCGGTCATGTATACGGTAGTtacccccatgctgaaccccttcatctacagcctgaggaacagagATATAAAGCAGGCCTTAGAAATGTTTGTCAACAGGGTTAATTTATTTAAGTGGAAATCACTAAATCCTCTTATTGCAGTCAGGAGCACAGTGAGGCACATGTCCTAA
- the LOC114489707 gene encoding olfactory receptor 1J4-like isoform X1: MRPKNQSSVSEFLLLGLPIRPGEQGLFFTLFLGMYLTTVLGNLLIILLIRLDSRLHTPMYFFLSHLAFSDISLSSVTVPKMLMNMQTQQQSISYVECVSQLYFFIFFATLDNFLLAVMAYDRYMAICHPLHYTTIMREGPCVLLVGASWIIACDHALLHTLLLVRFMRPENQSSVSEFLLLGLPIRPEHQGVFFTLFLGMYLTTVLGNLLIILLIRLDPRLHTPMYFFLSHLALTDVSFSSVTVPKMLMNMQTQQQSIPYVGCISQLYFFLLFGGVDNFLLAVMAYDRYVAICYPLHYTTIMREGLCVLLVAASWIIACAHALLYTGLLVQLSFCANNVVTHFFCDLTVLLKLSCSDISLNELVIFTEGGMLYFLSLAIVLGSYIHIGTIILRAPSTKRLLKAFSTCGSHLLVVSLFYGTLAVYFLSSSWDSKNIIASVMYTVVTPMLNPFIYSLRNRDIKQALEIFVNRVNLFKWKSLNPLITVRSTVWYMS, from the exons ATGAGACCCAAGAACCAGAGCAGCGTGTCTGagttcctcctcctggggctccccATCAGGCCAGGGGAGCAGGGCCTGTTCTTCACCCTGTTCCTGGGCATGTACCTGACCACAGTGCTGGgcaacctgctcatcatcctgctCATCAGGCTGGACTCCCGCCTGCAcacacccatgtacttcttcctcagccaCTTGGCCTTCTCTGATATTTCTCTGTCATCTGTCACTGTCCCTAAAATGCTCATGAACATGCAGACTCAGCAACAATCCATCTCGTATGTGGAATGCGTTTCTCAGttgtatttcttcatattttttgctACTCTGGACAATTTCCTTCTGGCAGTCATGGCATATGACAGGTACATGGCCATCTGTCATCCTCTACACTACACCACCATCATGAGGGAGGGGCcttgtgtgctgttggtgggTGCCTCTTGGATTATTGCCTGTGACCATGCACTGTTGCACACCCTCCTGTTAGTCCGATT CatgaggcctgagaaccagagcagCGTGTCTGagttcctcctcctggggctccccATAAGGCCAGAGCACCAGGGTGTGTTCTTCACCCTGTTCCTGGGCATGTACCTAACCACGGTGCTGGGCAACCTGCTCATCATTCTGCTCATCAGGCTGGACCCCCGCCTGCACacgcccatgtacttcttcctcagccacctggccctcactgatgtctctttctcatCTGTCACTGTCCCTAAGATGCTCATGAACATGCAGACTCAGCAACAATCCATTCCCTATGTGGGATGCAtttctcagttgtattttttcttacttttcggTGGTGTTGACAATTTCCTTCTGGCAGTGATGGCATATGACAGGTATGTGGCCATCTGTTACCCTCTACACTACACCACCATCATgagggaggggctgtgtgtgCTGCTGGTAGCAGCCTCATGGATTATTGCCTGTGCCCATGCACTGTTGTACACTGGCCTCTTGGTCCAACTGTCCTTCTGTGCCAACAATGTTGTTACccacttcttctgtgacctcACTGTGCTCCTGAAGCTCAGCTGCTCAGATATCTCCCTCAATGAGCTGGTCATCTTCACTGAGGGAGGAAtgctttattttctatctttggCCATTGTTTTGGGCTCATATATCCATATAGGGACCATCATCCTGAGGGCTCCCTCCACTAAGAGACTCTTGAAAGCTTTTTCTACTTGTGGCTCCCATCTCCTTGTGGTGTCTTTATTCTATGGGACACTTGCTGTTTACTTTTTGTCCTCGTCATGGGATTCCAAAAACATAATTGCTTCAGTCATGTATACAGTAGTtacccccatgctgaaccccttcatctacagcctgaggaacagggATATAAAGCAGGCCTTAGAAATATTTGTCAACAGGGTTAATTTATTTAAGTGGAAATCACTAAATCCTCTTATTACAGTCAGGAGCACAGTGTGGTACATGTCCTAG